GCGATTAAGATTAAGAAAAAAGTAGGTATACACATCAATATATCAATAATTCTCATAATTATCTTGTCAACTTTTCCACCTATAAATCCACTAAAAGTACCAACAATAGTACCAATGGAAACTGACATTATCATGGACAAAAATCCAACAGTAAGAGATACTCTACCACCGTATAAAATCCTAGTAAAATAGTCTCTTCCAAGTTCATCTGTTCCAAAAACATGTTTGAGTGAAGGTGTATTTAATCTTTCAGAAATACTGATTTTATTTGGATTATATGGTGATACAAAGGCAAATATAGAACATATGAGCACTACAAATAATACACAAAGTGAGAACATTGCTAGTTTACTTGACTTTATTTGTAAAATTAGATTATCTATATATTTATTTTCAGAAATTTGTATTTCTTCTTCAATATTATAAGGTGATATATTATTGATAAATTTAAACTTTTCTTTTGAAAGTTCATTATTAGCATTTATAGTTTTATTCATTTGTTT
The nucleotide sequence above comes from Hathewaya histolytica. Encoded proteins:
- a CDS encoding ABC transporter permease codes for the protein MKQMNKTINANNELSKEKFKFINNISPYNIEEEIQISENKYIDNLILQIKSSKLAMFSLCVLFVVLICSIFAFVSPYNPNKISISERLNTPSLKHVFGTDELGRDYFTRILYGGRVSLTVGFLSMIMSVSIGTIVGTFSGFIGGKVDKIIMRIIDILMCIPTFFLILIANAYLKPGLKNVIVVIGIFGWMGIARIVRAETLSFKEREYVLASHSMGGRSWYIIKKHILPNVMPTVIVTSSINIARAILTESALSFLGLGVQAPAASWGSMLQTAQRYLSQASHLALFPGMAILLTVLSFNVVGDVLRISLEPKVVKK